A stretch of the Lactuca sativa cultivar Salinas chromosome 9, Lsat_Salinas_v11, whole genome shotgun sequence genome encodes the following:
- the LOC111913400 gene encoding calcium-dependent mitochondrial ATP-magnesium/phosphate carrier protein 2, producing MASSTIKHVGDHHWRLFSARDLPAGCCNLVKEQGPVTIEHVLLVLRETKDERESRFRGLFNFFDTSKVGYLDSVQIEVGLSAMQIPTDYKYVKELLRVCDANRDERVDYQEFRRYMDDKELELYRIFQAIDVEHNGCILSEELYDALVKAGIELDDDELASLKPRFMFSAIYFHF from the exons ATGGCATCATCTACGATTAAGCATGTCGGAGATCACCACTGGCGTCTATTTTCCGCAAGGGACTTACCGGCGGGATGCTGTAATCTTGTGAAGGAGCAGGGACCAGTGACAATCGAACATGTGTTATTGGTGTTGAGAGAGACAAAAGACGAAAGAGAATCACGATTTCGGGGTTTGTTTAATTTCTTTGATACATCAAAGGTAGGGTACTTGGATTCTGTTCAGATCGAGGTAGGGCTATCGGCGATGCAAATTCCGACGGATTACAAGTACGTGAAAGAGTTACTTAGGGTTTGCGATGCAAATAGGGATGAAAGAGTTGATTATCAGGAGTTCAGAAGGTACATGGATGACAAGGAGCTTGAGCTTTATCGTATTTTCCAAGCCATTGATGTCGAACATAATGGTTGCATTTTATCGGAAGAGCTCTATGATGCTCTCGTTAAGGCTG GGATAGAACTTGACGATGACGAACTAGCAAGCTTGAAACCACGTTTTATGTTCTCTGCAATttactttcatttttaa
- the LOC111913416 gene encoding glutathione transferase GST 23, whose translation MAGDKVKLLGFWGSPFTLRVKCALSIKEIEYEYVEEDLPNKSPMLLQYNPVYKKIPILVHNGKPIVESLVILEYIDETWKNHPLLPEDPFERARSRFWAKFVDDKCVPTIFQTFSSTSDLKDKAAKETRENLKTLESSLNPHKPFFGGEKLGFIDITVAWLGIWAQMVEKIVDVKLLDDEDTPLLNAWFRYVLDLLVIKDNIPPLDRLLAHNKDFHDQLIATNS comes from the exons ATGGCAGGAGACAAAGTGAAGCTATTGGGATTTTGGGGGAGCCCTTTCACGCTACGTGTGAAATGTGCACTAAGCATAAAAGAGATTGAATATGAGTATGTTGAAGAAGATCTCCCAAACAAAAGTCCAATGCTTTTGCAATACAACCCTGTGTACAAAAAGATACCAATTCTTGTACACAATGGTAAACCAATCGTGGAGTCACTTGTGATCCTTGAATACATAGATGAGACATGGAAAAATCATCCACTTCTTCCCGAAGATCCTTTTGAGAGGGCAAGATCTCGTTTTTGGGCAAAATTTGTAGATGACAAG TGCGTGCCAACAATTTTTCAGACGTTTTCGAGTACAAGCGACTTAAAAGATAAGGCTGCAAAGGAGACTCGAGAGAATCTGAAGACTCTTGAGAGTAGTTTGAACCCACACAAACCCTTCTTTGGTGGCGAAAAATTAGGCTTTATAGACATCACAGTTGCTTGGCTTGGCATCTGGGCTCAAATGGTCGAGAAAATTGTAGACGTTAAACTTTTGGACGATGAAGACACACCTTTGTTGAATGCATGGTTTAGATATGTTCTTGACTTACTTGTTATCAAGGACAATATTCCCCCTCTCGACAGATTACTAGCTCATAACAAAGATTTCCACGACCAGCTTATTGCTACTAACAGTTGA